A DNA window from Halomonas zincidurans B6 contains the following coding sequences:
- a CDS encoding DUF2489 domain-containing protein, with amino-acid sequence MNQSIGWVLLGIAIIAILGLVGYAWRLWQEVRRRERFRAEEVRRANENCLESLAIIARAMKAEQVDLTEGSLRCKVLLEIIDPRLLERESLRVLDEVHRRTAHLHTHTARQALSPRERMGEDRERLALEGELRQRILAAAGAVDDFVRGWPASLH; translated from the coding sequence ATGAATCAATCGATAGGCTGGGTGCTGCTCGGAATCGCGATTATCGCGATCCTGGGGCTTGTCGGATACGCGTGGCGGCTCTGGCAGGAGGTGCGCCGGCGGGAGCGGTTCCGTGCCGAGGAAGTGCGGCGTGCCAATGAAAATTGCCTGGAAAGCCTCGCTATCATTGCGCGGGCGATGAAGGCCGAGCAGGTCGACCTGACCGAGGGCAGCCTGCGTTGCAAGGTGCTGCTCGAGATTATCGATCCCCGCCTGCTCGAGCGTGAATCGCTGCGCGTGCTCGATGAAGTGCATCGGCGCACTGCGCACCTGCATACGCATACCGCCCGTCAGGCGTTGTCGCCACGCGAGCGCATGGGCGAAGATCGCGAGCGCCTGGCGCTGGAGGGCGAGTTGCGGCAACGTATCCTAGCCGCCGCCGGTGCGGTCGACGACTTCGTTCGGGGCTGGCCGGCCAGCCTGCACTGA
- a CDS encoding SLC13 family permease, with the protein MPDDTEAPREAHSRPSSVASRIGLWLGFFWLALVLIVPAPGEMPVTAWYCAGLALLMATWWSTEAIPIPATALLPLVLVPALGIGDLKPTAASYANPIIFLFLGGFLIGLGMQRWELHRRIALNVLKYVGYQPRRQIAGFMLATGFLSMWVSNTATSIMMLPIGMSVISLLGDRDPQELNRYATALLLAIAYAASIGGIATLIGTPPNALLAAYLSNDRNIDIGFAQWMVVGLPVSIIMLIIAWLWLTRGGFALDAGEDSKNLVAQQLDELGGFSSAERRVGVIFLLAALAWIARPLINNMGLDWVSDTTIAIAAGLLLFLLPSGTQRGVKLLDWDQAKELPWGVLLLFGGGLALAGVIKSSGLAEWIANQLSMFDVLPLIGLVAMVVLIIIFLTEVTSNTATAAAFLPLLGALAMSLDVSPLLITVPAAIAASCAFMMPVATPPNAIVFATGHMKIQSMIRAGFALNIAGTVVVTLVAYFVVNTFW; encoded by the coding sequence GTGCCAGATGATACCGAAGCCCCCCGTGAGGCCCACTCCCGGCCGTCTAGCGTCGCGTCGCGCATCGGACTCTGGCTAGGCTTTTTCTGGCTTGCGCTGGTGCTAATCGTGCCGGCTCCCGGCGAAATGCCGGTCACCGCCTGGTACTGCGCCGGCCTGGCACTGCTTATGGCGACCTGGTGGTCGACCGAGGCGATACCGATACCTGCCACGGCACTGTTACCACTCGTCCTGGTGCCGGCGCTGGGCATCGGCGACCTCAAGCCCACGGCAGCGAGTTATGCCAACCCGATCATCTTCCTGTTCCTCGGCGGCTTTCTGATCGGGCTGGGCATGCAGCGCTGGGAGTTGCATCGGCGCATCGCCCTCAACGTGCTGAAGTACGTCGGCTATCAGCCGCGCCGTCAGATCGCCGGCTTCATGCTCGCCACCGGCTTTCTGAGCATGTGGGTCTCGAATACCGCGACCAGCATCATGATGCTGCCGATCGGCATGTCGGTGATCAGTCTGCTCGGCGACAGGGACCCACAGGAGCTCAACCGCTACGCCACGGCGCTGCTGCTGGCGATCGCCTACGCGGCAAGCATCGGCGGCATCGCCACCTTGATCGGCACGCCGCCCAATGCCCTGCTGGCAGCCTATCTTTCCAACGATCGCAACATCGACATCGGCTTCGCCCAGTGGATGGTCGTCGGGCTGCCGGTGAGCATCATCATGCTGATAATCGCCTGGTTATGGCTGACCCGCGGCGGCTTCGCGCTGGATGCCGGCGAAGACAGCAAGAATCTGGTCGCGCAGCAGCTCGACGAACTCGGCGGGTTCTCTTCCGCCGAGCGACGTGTCGGGGTGATCTTCCTGCTGGCTGCGCTGGCCTGGATCGCCCGCCCGTTGATCAACAATATGGGGCTGGACTGGGTCTCCGACACCACCATCGCCATCGCCGCCGGCCTGCTGTTGTTCCTGCTGCCGAGCGGCACCCAGCGCGGGGTGAAGTTGCTCGACTGGGATCAGGCCAAGGAGCTGCCCTGGGGCGTGCTGCTGCTGTTCGGCGGCGGCTTGGCACTGGCCGGGGTAATCAAGAGTTCCGGGCTCGCCGAGTGGATCGCCAATCAGTTGTCGATGTTCGACGTACTGCCATTGATCGGGCTGGTCGCCATGGTGGTCCTGATCATCATCTTCCTCACCGAAGTGACCTCCAACACCGCCACGGCAGCGGCTTTCCTGCCACTGCTCGGGGCTCTGGCGATGTCGCTGGACGTCTCGCCGTTATTGATCACGGTGCCGGCGGCCATCGCCGCCAGTTGCGCATTCATGATGCCCGTGGCTACGCCCCCCAACGCCATCGTGTTCGCCACCGGTCACATGAAGATCCAGTCGATGATTCGCGCCGGCTTCGCCCTCAATATCGCCGGCACGGTCGTCGTTACGCTGGTGGCTTACTTCGTGGTCAACACCTTCTGGTGA